The Flavobacterium marginilacus genome window below encodes:
- a CDS encoding aminotransferase class I/II-fold pyridoxal phosphate-dependent enzyme, translated as MNFPKNLTDKLETRKKNKSLRLLPKPNDLIDFSSNDYIGFSKSEAIFDAVHQFLLDHNIKSNGATGSRLISGNHVLYSETENHIAQFHQSESALLFNSGYDANVGFFSSVPQKGDLILYDELCHASIRDGIQLSNAKSYKFKHNDFEDLERLISKAITDISQLIIYIVTESVFSMDGDCPNMEELTAVSEKYNCYLVVDEAHALGVFGDKGEGLIQYLHLQDKIFARIMTFGKGLGCHGAVVLGSSTLKSYLVNFARSFIYSTGLSPHSVAAILMGYHHLEKDKQAIETLRENIVFFNQVKKMLCLSPIFIRSKSAIQSAIVPGNKKVKSIAASLQQNGFDVKAILSPTVPEGQERLRFCIHSFNSKEEISSLIACFSSLL; from the coding sequence ATGAATTTTCCAAAAAACCTTACCGATAAACTCGAAACCAGAAAGAAAAATAAATCACTTAGGTTACTTCCAAAACCTAATGACTTAATTGATTTTTCTTCGAATGATTATATCGGTTTTTCAAAATCGGAAGCAATTTTCGATGCAGTCCATCAATTTTTATTGGATCATAACATAAAAAGTAATGGTGCAACCGGATCACGATTGATTTCTGGGAATCATGTTTTATATTCTGAAACAGAAAATCATATTGCCCAATTTCATCAGTCGGAGTCGGCTTTGCTTTTTAATTCCGGTTACGATGCTAATGTTGGTTTTTTTAGCTCCGTTCCCCAAAAAGGCGATTTGATTTTGTATGATGAACTCTGTCATGCTTCGATTCGGGATGGAATACAATTATCGAATGCTAAATCCTATAAATTCAAGCACAATGATTTTGAGGATTTGGAGCGATTAATTTCCAAAGCCATAACAGATATCTCTCAACTGATTATTTACATTGTGACCGAATCGGTTTTTTCGATGGATGGTGATTGCCCTAATATGGAAGAATTAACAGCTGTTTCGGAGAAATACAATTGTTATTTGGTTGTTGACGAAGCCCATGCTTTAGGCGTTTTCGGTGACAAAGGTGAAGGATTGATTCAGTATCTGCATTTACAAGACAAAATATTTGCCCGAATTATGACTTTTGGTAAAGGCTTGGGGTGTCATGGAGCAGTGGTCTTGGGTTCATCAACATTAAAATCGTACCTCGTTAATTTTGCCCGAAGTTTTATTTACAGCACGGGACTTTCTCCTCATTCGGTTGCTGCTATTTTAATGGGTTACCATCATTTGGAAAAAGATAAACAAGCGATTGAAACTCTTCGGGAGAATATTGTTTTTTTTAATCAGGTGAAAAAAATGTTGTGTTTGAGTCCGATTTTTATCCGAAGCAAATCGGCAATACAAAGTGCCATCGTTCCTGGAAATAAAAAGGTAAAAAGCATTGCTGCTTCGCTTCAGCAAAATGGTTTTGACGTCAAAGCGATTCTTTCACCTACAGTTCCTGAAGGGCAGGAACGACTGCGTTTTTGTATCCATAGCTTCAATTCAAAAGAAGAAATTTCATCTCTAATTGCCTGCTTTTCCTCACTTCTTTAA
- the bioD gene encoding dethiobiotin synthase produces the protein MKLFITGISTDVGKTIASAIIVEALGADYWKPIQAGDLDNSDSHKVESYVSNTKSKFHANAYALNTPASPHLAAEIDGVVIDLQKIKEPKTDNRLVIEGAGGIFVPLNDSECVIDLIQPDYKVIVVSRHYLGSINHTLLTIESLLNRKIAIGGIVFSGDENKSTESIILNKTRLKCIGRIEQEPYFDKNVIKEYADRFRDQLLQL, from the coding sequence ATGAAACTATTCATCACAGGAATTTCTACCGATGTAGGCAAGACTATTGCCTCAGCTATTATTGTCGAAGCTCTCGGGGCTGATTACTGGAAACCAATCCAAGCAGGTGATCTGGATAATTCTGATAGCCATAAGGTAGAATCTTATGTCTCTAATACTAAGTCAAAATTTCATGCGAATGCATATGCATTAAATACACCTGCAAGTCCGCACCTTGCTGCAGAAATTGATGGTGTTGTTATTGATTTGCAGAAAATAAAAGAACCGAAAACTGATAACCGCCTGGTTATAGAAGGAGCAGGAGGTATTTTTGTTCCATTGAACGATTCAGAATGCGTTATTGATTTGATTCAGCCTGATTATAAAGTGATTGTGGTGTCAAGACATTACCTAGGGAGTATTAATCATACCTTGCTTACAATTGAATCTTTGCTTAATCGTAAAATAGCGATAGGAGGAATTGTTTTTTCGGGAGATGAAAATAAATCTACTGAATCTATTATTCTGAATAAAACACGCCTCAAATGTATCGGTAGAATAGAACAGGAGCCTTATTTTGATAAAAATGTTATCAAAGAATATGCAGATAGGTTTCGTGATCAACTTTTACAATTATAA
- a CDS encoding RNA polymerase sigma factor codes for MKTKEQEFLNRIEQHKGILYKVSKMYMDNPDDQQDLFQEIVLQLWKAYESFKGESQFSTWMYRVAINTSIVFLKKEKRKVDKYEIASENIKEEESDSDHKESQLHHFYKAVQELDKIDKAIIFYQLEGFSHKEIGVNLGISEGNARVKLNRAKDKLKEIIKKQGYGL; via the coding sequence TTGAAAACTAAAGAGCAGGAATTTTTAAACCGAATTGAGCAGCACAAAGGAATACTCTACAAGGTTTCCAAGATGTATATGGATAATCCGGACGATCAGCAGGATCTGTTTCAGGAGATTGTCCTGCAGCTTTGGAAAGCCTATGAGAGTTTTAAAGGTGAAAGCCAATTTTCGACTTGGATGTACAGAGTGGCAATTAATACATCAATTGTTTTTTTGAAAAAGGAAAAACGAAAAGTTGATAAATACGAAATAGCATCTGAAAATATCAAGGAAGAAGAAAGCGATTCTGATCACAAAGAAAGTCAGCTTCATCATTTTTATAAAGCTGTTCAGGAATTGGACAAAATTGACAAAGCTATTATTTTCTATCAGCTTGAGGGATTTTCACATAAAGAAATAGGAGTTAATTTGGGTATTTCAGAAGGAAATGCAAGGGTTAAATTGAACAGAGCAAAAGATAAATTAAAAGAAATTATAAAAAAACAAGGTTATGGACTTTAA
- a CDS encoding F0F1 ATP synthase subunit epsilon: protein MILEIVSPEAKLFSGEITSISVPGIDGRFQMLNNHAPIVSLLQKGTVNITAPSFDLSEEAAGLFTKINDQNYTLEIASGTLELKDNKVIVLAD, encoded by the coding sequence ATGATTTTAGAAATAGTATCACCAGAAGCGAAATTATTTTCAGGAGAAATCACTTCTATTTCTGTTCCGGGAATAGATGGACGTTTTCAAATGCTGAATAATCACGCACCAATAGTTTCATTGCTGCAAAAAGGAACGGTTAATATTACAGCTCCTAGTTTTGATTTAAGCGAAGAGGCAGCAGGTTTGTTTACAAAGATTAATGATCAGAATTATACTTTGGAAATTGCCTCTGGAACTCTTGAGTTAAAAGACAATAAGGTAATTGTTTTAGCAGACTAA
- a CDS encoding SGNH/GDSL hydrolase family protein produces the protein MIKNFKWLLLVSLSFAACNDNDEDVAAEVPVTPGSASFAKYVALGDSFAAGYSDGALFKKAQETSYVNILAQQFMPAGGTAVTTPFMVDNIGGFSNGGVQIPQFATRLYFDAKTKSPINVTGISGTPITAHLSGQFSNMGVPGAKSYHLIAPGYGNIAGVFASPATASPYFSRFSSSPTTTVLADALAQSPTFFSLFIGGNDVLGFATTGGDGTDPITPTATFDFAYNTLVTNLTAKGAKGVVANLPYITTLPHFTTVPYNPLTSSVLGLGNVAAGEAAIAALNAQLYGPLKQALTAFNAGDRINLLSATAANPLLISDENLPNLSAQLTAAFTPSLGAAKAAVYGQVFGQARQATKADLVLLSTKAVIAGASGYPAPLDKFGVTFPLLDKHILVPSEIEAVRVATDAYNVTIAAIAEAKGLAFVDTKKAMDQLASAGVRFGNYQMTASYATGGAFSLDGVHPTPRGYAFIANLFINSINAKYGATLRNVDLAQYQTLFPATIQ, from the coding sequence ATGATAAAAAATTTCAAATGGCTGCTGTTGGTTTCTTTAAGCTTTGCAGCATGTAACGATAATGATGAGGATGTGGCTGCAGAAGTTCCTGTTACTCCAGGTTCAGCTTCTTTTGCAAAATATGTAGCGTTGGGTGATTCCTTTGCTGCGGGATATAGTGATGGCGCTCTTTTTAAGAAAGCTCAAGAAACATCTTATGTAAATATATTGGCTCAACAATTTATGCCTGCAGGCGGTACTGCAGTAACAACACCTTTTATGGTTGATAATATAGGTGGTTTTTCTAATGGAGGTGTTCAAATTCCACAGTTTGCAACTCGATTGTACTTTGATGCTAAAACAAAATCACCAATAAATGTTACAGGAATTTCCGGCACTCCAATTACGGCTCATTTGTCTGGCCAGTTTAGTAATATGGGGGTTCCAGGGGCTAAGAGTTATCATTTAATTGCGCCAGGTTACGGGAACATAGCCGGAGTATTTGCATCTCCTGCGACAGCAAGTCCTTACTTTTCTCGTTTCTCCTCTTCGCCGACTACTACAGTTTTGGCCGATGCTTTAGCGCAGTCTCCAACTTTCTTTTCTTTGTTTATCGGTGGAAATGATGTTTTAGGTTTTGCTACTACAGGCGGTGATGGAACAGATCCTATAACGCCAACTGCGACTTTTGATTTTGCATACAATACTTTGGTTACAAATTTAACTGCAAAAGGGGCAAAAGGAGTAGTGGCTAATTTGCCGTACATAACTACACTTCCTCATTTTACTACTGTTCCGTATAATCCACTTACGTCAAGTGTTCTTGGTCTTGGGAATGTGGCAGCGGGCGAGGCGGCGATTGCGGCTTTAAATGCTCAATTATATGGCCCTTTAAAGCAAGCATTAACGGCTTTTAATGCCGGTGATAGAATTAATCTGCTGTCAGCTACCGCAGCAAACCCTTTGCTGATTTCGGATGAAAATTTACCTAATTTGTCAGCTCAATTAACAGCAGCTTTTACGCCCTCTTTAGGTGCTGCAAAAGCGGCGGTTTATGGTCAGGTTTTTGGACAGGCAAGACAAGCAACAAAAGCTGATTTGGTTTTGTTGTCTACAAAAGCAGTGATTGCGGGAGCTTCAGGATATCCAGCACCATTAGATAAATTTGGAGTTACTTTTCCATTATTGGATAAACATATCCTAGTTCCCTCAGAAATTGAAGCTGTTAGAGTTGCTACAGATGCTTATAATGTTACTATTGCGGCAATAGCAGAGGCTAAAGGATTAGCTTTTGTGGATACTAAAAAAGCGATGGATCAATTGGCATCGGCAGGAGTTCGTTTTGGGAATTATCAAATGACAGCTTCTTATGCGACAGGAGGTGCTTTTTCATTAGATGGAGTTCATCCAACCCCAAGAGGATATGCTTTTATAGCTAATCTTTTTATTAATTCTATTAATGCAAAATATGGAGCAACTTTGAGAAATGTAGATTTGGCTCAATATCAGACTTTATTTCCTGCAACAATACAGTAA
- the atpD gene encoding F0F1 ATP synthase subunit beta, with amino-acid sequence MSKVIGKVAQIIGPVVDVVFNGEVELPKIYDSLEITKKDGTLLVLEVQSHIGENTVRTISMDSTDGLSRGYEVVGTGNPIQMPIGADVYGRLFNVIGDAIDGLPALPKTGESGTPIHKQAPKFEDLSTSSEVLFTGIKVIDLIEPYAKGGKIGLFGGAGVGKTVLIQELINNIAKGHGGLSVFAGVGERTREGNDLLREMLESGIIKYGEDFMHSMENGGWDLSKVDLQGMRESKATFVFGQMNEPPGARARVALSGLSIAEYFRDGAGSDQGKDVLFFVDNIFRFTQAGSEVSALLGRMPSAVGYQPTLATEMGAMQERITSTNKGSITSVQAVYVPADDLTDPAPATTFAHLDATTVLSRKIAELGIYPAVDPLDSTSRILAPHIIGNEHYDCAQRVKEILQKYKQLQDIIAILGMEELSEDDKLAVARARRVQRFLSQPFHVAEQFTGLKGVLVDIKDTIKGFNMIIDGELDHLPESAFNLKGTIEEAIEAGEKMLAEA; translated from the coding sequence ATGTCAAAAGTAATAGGAAAAGTTGCCCAAATCATTGGACCAGTAGTCGATGTAGTTTTCAACGGAGAAGTTGAACTTCCAAAAATTTATGATTCATTAGAAATCACTAAAAAAGACGGTACATTATTAGTACTTGAAGTACAGTCTCACATCGGTGAAAACACTGTTCGTACCATTTCGATGGACTCAACAGATGGTTTGAGCAGAGGTTATGAAGTAGTTGGAACAGGAAATCCTATCCAAATGCCAATCGGTGCAGATGTTTACGGTCGTTTGTTTAACGTAATCGGTGATGCAATTGATGGTCTGCCAGCTTTACCAAAAACAGGTGAAAGCGGAACACCAATCCACAAGCAAGCGCCAAAATTCGAGGATTTATCTACGTCTTCTGAAGTTTTATTTACAGGTATCAAAGTAATCGATTTGATCGAGCCTTATGCAAAAGGAGGTAAAATTGGATTGTTTGGCGGTGCTGGAGTAGGTAAAACAGTATTGATTCAGGAGCTGATTAACAATATCGCAAAAGGTCACGGCGGACTTTCTGTATTCGCAGGAGTAGGAGAAAGAACACGTGAAGGGAATGACTTACTTCGTGAGATGTTGGAGTCAGGAATTATAAAATATGGTGAAGATTTCATGCACTCTATGGAAAATGGAGGATGGGATTTATCTAAAGTAGATTTACAGGGAATGAGAGAGTCTAAAGCTACTTTCGTTTTCGGACAAATGAATGAGCCACCGGGAGCTCGTGCACGTGTTGCACTTTCTGGATTGTCTATCGCTGAGTATTTCCGTGATGGAGCTGGTTCTGACCAAGGAAAAGACGTTCTTTTCTTCGTTGACAACATCTTCCGTTTTACACAAGCAGGTTCTGAGGTTTCGGCTCTTTTAGGCCGTATGCCGTCTGCGGTAGGTTACCAGCCAACTCTTGCTACAGAGATGGGTGCAATGCAGGAGCGTATTACATCTACAAACAAAGGATCTATTACATCTGTACAAGCGGTTTACGTACCTGCGGATGACTTAACTGACCCGGCACCAGCAACAACGTTTGCTCACCTTGATGCTACTACAGTATTGTCTCGTAAAATTGCTGAGTTAGGTATCTATCCAGCGGTGGATCCATTGGATTCTACTTCAAGAATCTTGGCACCTCACATTATTGGTAACGAACACTATGACTGTGCACAAAGAGTAAAAGAAATTCTTCAAAAATACAAACAATTGCAGGATATCATCGCCATCCTTGGTATGGAAGAGTTATCTGAAGATGATAAATTAGCAGTTGCTAGAGCTAGACGTGTACAGCGTTTCTTATCTCAGCCTTTCCACGTTGCTGAGCAGTTCACAGGATTAAAAGGTGTATTAGTTGATATCAAAGATACTATCAAAGGATTTAATATGATTATTGACGGTGAATTAGATCACTTGCCAGAATCAGCTTTTAACCTTAAAGGTACTATTGAAGAAGCTATCGAGGCTGGAGAAAAAATGTTGGCAGAAGCGTAA
- a CDS encoding carboxypeptidase-like regulatory domain-containing protein, producing the protein MRLYLLFLTLFFCSISFAQNSIKGVVTDEKNQPIAGASINLAGTKEAAVSDYDGSFVLTTKQTPPFSLEINAVGYTSSNVTAESLSQKVVVKLNSEETKLNEIVVSASRAPERVLQSPVTIERMGIQQVKSTTAPTFYDGLENLKEVQFNTSSISFKTVNTRGFAAVGNTRFMQLVDGMDNSSPALNFVLGNLIGLSDIDVASVELLPGASSALYGANAFNGILFMNSKSPFIHQGISSYVKYGQTSQDAAGTNDYFDMGIRAATAFTKHFAIKANFNYMKATEWIADDRRSVTGGSIGHDGNQNYDGLNIYGDEVTTFITNVGQVSRTGYREKDLNDNKVNSVKADFSMHFKPWANDTEIILQYKLGLGNTIYQGANRYALNDFFMSQTRIEVKGKNFFARAYQSSEDAGNSYDMRFAGWNVQRLAKSDTNWFTDYATSFQLSSAVLGLNANQAANYARTFADTNVSPGLNLVPNTDPNNPSAPRGARFEPGSPEFVSALNSVKSNPDLTQGAKFTDQSKIYHSDVNYNFKDLIKFAEFQIGGSARQYEMNSGGSIFTDYDGPIRYNEFGVYTQASKLLMEERLKIVASIRYDKSQNFDGNISPRVSLVYSAGAQKTHNFRASYQTGFRNPTTQDQYIGLDLGPFALIGSAPENLVRFSETLNVSAAGQSAGAVATVGMNGNNAYDNSYTLVSVQDFGKALADNPSNLAAAAAKLKAANINLVRPEEVKAFELGYRTIINNDFSVDINGYYNQYNHFLNTSRVAGVYYGDVNSAINLSDPLSPVYALVRSDRRIYQVYSNTSADVASLGFGIGLSKKVYKNFELGANYNYSQLDFDQSQDPGFVTGFNTPKHRVKASLGNTRLFKNFGFNTNVRWNSEYLWQSSFGDGMIESATVFDAQVNYALPQYKLLFKVGGTNIGGKDYIQVIGSGAIGQQWFASLTINP; encoded by the coding sequence ATGAGATTGTATTTACTTTTTTTAACACTATTCTTTTGCAGTATATCTTTTGCACAAAATTCAATCAAAGGAGTTGTTACGGATGAAAAAAATCAGCCGATAGCGGGTGCCAGCATTAATTTGGCAGGAACAAAGGAAGCGGCGGTTTCGGATTATGATGGCTCTTTTGTTTTAACTACTAAACAAACGCCTCCTTTTTCTCTTGAAATTAACGCTGTTGGATACACCTCTTCCAATGTTACAGCGGAATCATTAAGTCAAAAAGTCGTTGTGAAATTAAATTCAGAAGAAACAAAATTAAACGAGATTGTTGTTTCCGCTTCGAGAGCGCCGGAAAGAGTGCTTCAGTCGCCAGTGACTATTGAAAGAATGGGGATTCAGCAGGTAAAAAGCACTACTGCTCCAACCTTCTACGATGGTTTAGAGAATTTAAAAGAAGTACAGTTCAACACCAGCAGTATTTCTTTTAAAACTGTAAACACAAGAGGTTTTGCTGCGGTAGGGAATACCCGTTTTATGCAGTTAGTTGACGGTATGGACAATTCATCACCTGCGTTAAATTTTGTTTTGGGTAACTTAATTGGTCTTTCCGATATTGATGTGGCGAGTGTTGAGCTTTTGCCAGGTGCTTCTTCTGCTTTGTATGGAGCCAATGCATTTAATGGAATCTTATTCATGAATAGTAAAAGTCCGTTTATTCATCAAGGAATCAGCTCTTATGTAAAGTATGGACAGACTTCTCAGGATGCTGCGGGTACCAATGATTATTTTGATATGGGAATTAGAGCAGCAACTGCTTTTACCAAGCATTTTGCAATTAAGGCTAATTTTAATTATATGAAAGCTACTGAATGGATAGCTGATGACAGAAGAAGTGTGACTGGAGGTTCTATCGGCCATGATGGAAATCAAAATTATGATGGTTTGAATATTTATGGAGATGAAGTGACTACTTTTATTACTAATGTTGGGCAGGTAAGCAGAACAGGATATCGTGAAAAAGACTTAAATGATAATAAAGTAAATAGTGTAAAGGCAGATTTTTCTATGCATTTTAAGCCATGGGCAAATGATACTGAGATTATACTCCAATATAAATTAGGTCTTGGGAATACTATTTATCAAGGGGCAAATAGATATGCTTTGAATGATTTTTTTATGAGTCAGACTAGAATTGAAGTGAAAGGGAAAAACTTTTTTGCAAGGGCATATCAGTCTTCTGAAGACGCTGGAAATTCTTATGATATGCGTTTTGCAGGCTGGAATGTTCAAAGATTGGCTAAATCGGATACTAACTGGTTTACTGATTATGCGACCTCATTTCAATTATCGTCTGCTGTGTTGGGACTTAATGCGAATCAGGCTGCAAATTATGCTCGAACTTTTGCCGACACGAATGTTTCGCCAGGTTTGAATTTAGTGCCAAATACGGATCCAAATAATCCATCAGCACCAAGGGGAGCTCGTTTTGAACCGGGAAGCCCTGAGTTTGTTTCTGCATTAAATAGTGTAAAAAGCAACCCTGATTTAACTCAAGGGGCTAAATTTACGGATCAGTCTAAAATATACCATTCTGATGTTAATTATAATTTCAAAGACTTAATCAAATTTGCTGAATTTCAAATTGGCGGATCAGCTCGTCAATATGAAATGAATTCTGGTGGCTCTATTTTTACAGATTATGATGGCCCAATCCGCTACAATGAATTTGGGGTTTATACCCAAGCGTCAAAATTGCTTATGGAAGAACGTTTAAAAATAGTTGCATCTATCCGTTATGATAAGAGTCAAAATTTTGATGGAAATATATCTCCAAGAGTTTCTTTAGTGTATTCTGCTGGAGCTCAAAAAACTCATAATTTTAGAGCTTCATATCAAACAGGCTTTAGAAACCCGACTACACAAGATCAGTATATCGGGCTTGATTTAGGGCCATTTGCTTTAATTGGCTCTGCTCCAGAAAACCTAGTTCGTTTTTCAGAAACATTGAATGTAAGTGCAGCGGGCCAGTCAGCGGGAGCGGTTGCAACAGTGGGGATGAATGGTAATAATGCTTACGATAATTCATACACATTAGTTTCAGTTCAGGATTTTGGAAAAGCATTGGCAGATAATCCTTCTAATCTTGCCGCTGCAGCTGCAAAGTTGAAAGCTGCAAATATTAATTTGGTTCGTCCTGAGGAAGTAAAAGCTTTCGAATTAGGATATAGAACTATAATCAATAATGACTTTTCAGTAGATATTAATGGATATTATAATCAATACAATCACTTTTTAAATACTTCAAGAGTTGCAGGTGTTTATTATGGGGATGTTAACTCAGCAATTAATTTGTCAGATCCATTGAGTCCGGTTTATGCTTTAGTAAGAAGCGACAGAAGAATTTATCAAGTATACAGTAATACTTCTGCCGATGTAGCTTCGTTAGGTTTTGGTATTGGTTTGTCTAAAAAAGTCTATAAAAATTTTGAATTAGGAGCAAATTATAATTATTCTCAATTGGATTTCGATCAATCTCAAGATCCTGGATTTGTTACGGGTTTTAATACTCCAAAACATAGAGTAAAAGCATCTTTGGGAAATACCAGATTGTTTAAAAATTTTGGTTTTAATACGAATGTTAGATGGAATTCTGAGTATTTATGGCAATCTTCTTTTGGAGACGGTATGATCGAATCTGCAACAGTATTTGATGCGCAAGTTAATTATGCTCTTCCGCAGTATAAATTATTGTTTAAGGTAGGAGGGACTAATATTGGAGGAAAAGATTATATTCAAGTAATCGGTTCAGGAGCAATAGGCCAGCAATGGTTTGCTTCATTAACTATTAACCCTTAA
- the bioA gene encoding adenosylmethionine--8-amino-7-oxononanoate transaminase, whose translation MTLIEKDSQYLWHPYTQHKTAAIPIAITKGEGALLWDENNKEYVDAIASWWVNPYGHSNKFIADAIYKQLTTLEHVLFGGFTHEPAIVLAEKLLAILPDNQKKVFFSDNGSTSVEVAIKVALQNFYNKGQKRTTIIAFENAFHGDTFAAMAASGISFYTQAFQGMFIDVVRIPVPVKGQEQLSFDRLNEVIKNNNCAGFIFEPLVQGAAGMVMYEPETLDQLLKICQDNDVLTIADEVMTGFGKTGKTFACDYLELKPDMMCLSKALTGGTIPMAITTFTQDLFDAFYDEDINKALFHGHTFTANPTGCAAALASLSLLETEEMQQNLIRIHKRHLEFQKKTESHPMVTTTRVLGVIFALEIKTETSASYYGTLRNKLYDFFIENGVILRPVGNIVYILPPYVITDVQLDKVYEVVVNALEIV comes from the coding sequence ATGACTTTAATCGAAAAAGACAGCCAGTATCTTTGGCATCCATATACGCAGCACAAAACAGCAGCAATTCCCATTGCGATAACTAAAGGAGAAGGAGCATTACTTTGGGACGAAAACAATAAAGAATATGTTGATGCCATCGCTTCATGGTGGGTTAATCCTTACGGACATTCCAATAAGTTTATTGCTGATGCGATTTACAAGCAACTGACTACGCTGGAACACGTTTTGTTTGGAGGATTTACGCATGAACCTGCCATTGTTTTGGCTGAAAAGCTGCTGGCCATTTTACCAGATAACCAAAAGAAAGTATTTTTTTCCGATAATGGTTCCACATCTGTTGAAGTAGCGATTAAAGTAGCTCTGCAGAATTTTTATAATAAAGGGCAAAAGAGAACAACTATTATTGCTTTCGAAAATGCTTTTCATGGTGATACTTTTGCGGCAATGGCAGCAAGCGGCATTTCGTTTTATACGCAGGCTTTTCAAGGAATGTTTATTGATGTGGTCCGGATTCCTGTACCGGTGAAAGGGCAGGAACAATTAAGTTTTGATAGGCTGAATGAAGTAATCAAAAACAATAATTGTGCAGGATTTATATTTGAACCCTTGGTGCAGGGAGCTGCTGGAATGGTGATGTATGAACCCGAAACATTAGATCAACTGCTTAAAATCTGCCAAGATAATGATGTGCTAACAATAGCAGACGAAGTGATGACAGGTTTCGGCAAAACCGGAAAAACATTTGCCTGCGATTATTTGGAACTAAAGCCAGATATGATGTGTCTCTCCAAAGCATTGACAGGCGGAACCATCCCGATGGCAATTACTACTTTTACCCAAGATCTTTTTGATGCTTTTTATGACGAGGATATCAATAAGGCATTATTCCACGGACATACTTTTACCGCTAATCCTACAGGCTGTGCTGCCGCATTGGCTAGTTTATCTTTGCTCGAAACCGAAGAAATGCAGCAAAATTTAATCCGAATTCATAAGAGACATTTAGAATTTCAAAAAAAGACTGAAAGCCATCCGATGGTTACTACTACTAGAGTGCTGGGCGTTATTTTTGCATTGGAAATAAAAACAGAAACTTCGGCGAGTTATTATGGAACGCTACGTAACAAGCTTTACGATTTTTTTATTGAAAATGGTGTGATTTTGAGACCTGTTGGGAATATTGTTTATATTTTACCACCATATGTAATTACTGATGTACAATTGGATAAAGTGTATGAAGTGGTTGTAAATGCTTTGGAAATAGTTTAG
- a CDS encoding TraB/GumN family protein, with the protein MKNVFKSIVAVTVLAFNFAVNAQTQKNENSVLWEVSGNGLVKPSYLFGTIHMICGKDFVMKPKTADAFAKTAKLVLEINMSDVDELKIVQQAAVGKEPLSKTLSTKQIVQLEEVLKNNGGLTLAQVDSYTLETVMSLLFMKSFGCTDLKFYEMEFLAKAKESNKPIVGLEKATEQLDILSKSFTEDELIAYLQKIDSNMTETMIKEYTSENIDGLYAMTTDKELMSATTKETLLNNRNVNWLKIMPEMMQKESVFFAVGSAHLAGDLGVINLLKKAGYTVKPIMN; encoded by the coding sequence ATGAAAAATGTATTTAAATCAATTGTAGCTGTCACAGTATTAGCCTTTAATTTTGCAGTTAATGCGCAAACTCAAAAAAATGAAAATTCGGTATTGTGGGAAGTATCGGGTAATGGATTGGTAAAACCATCCTATCTTTTTGGAACCATTCACATGATTTGCGGAAAAGACTTTGTGATGAAACCTAAAACTGCAGACGCTTTTGCGAAAACTGCGAAACTGGTTTTAGAAATTAATATGAGTGATGTCGACGAGTTGAAAATAGTTCAACAGGCAGCAGTTGGTAAAGAACCTTTGTCTAAAACATTGTCCACAAAACAAATTGTACAATTGGAAGAAGTGTTAAAAAATAACGGAGGACTTACTTTGGCTCAGGTTGACAGCTATACTCTGGAAACGGTTATGAGTTTATTGTTTATGAAATCGTTTGGCTGTACCGATTTAAAATTTTATGAAATGGAATTTCTTGCTAAAGCCAAAGAAAGCAATAAACCAATTGTTGGACTCGAAAAAGCTACAGAGCAATTGGATATTTTAAGCAAATCATTTACTGAGGATGAATTGATCGCTTATTTGCAAAAGATTGATAGCAATATGACTGAAACCATGATAAAAGAATATACTAGTGAAAATATAGATGGGCTTTATGCAATGACAACAGACAAAGAATTGATGTCCGCAACTACTAAAGAAACATTATTGAATAACAGAAATGTGAATTGGTTGAAAATAATGCCTGAAATGATGCAAAAAGAAAGTGTCTTCTTTGCAGTGGGGTCGGCACATTTAGCAGGAGATCTTGGAGTAATCAATTTATTAAAGAAGGCTGGATATACAGTAAAACCTATAATGAATTAA